The Tenebrio molitor chromosome 5, icTenMoli1.1, whole genome shotgun sequence genome has a segment encoding these proteins:
- the pbl gene encoding protein ECT2 isoform X3, producing the protein MDEVNARIQPQSSICSDSNGEENSGNDVASVTNNRRICLVGSLAKQAALRKVAESFNVPIVTSDDGRDYAQDDFYSTMFVLENFEGDVYNSLCKQKQSLLGPLALQQLSNKSEPLPDNTRPLFNLSMTGVVVCFTGFRNKSDLASLVPLIHHMGGSIRKNLSQKVTHLIANVCTGEKYQYAAVFKVPAMNPQWVYASWEKRHDINFSATLDVFVAEYKLKPFHGAKVCFVGFAEDEKKHMTDILLSNGGTVSTVDDPCCTHVVMERAEVYTLEAASAPLSPVETQHFPVPDPPNDNLNYNGFLQTLHEKSRENCVNDDRSINLNTSECSSNRKRKNSAVDQSTVKSKRRKDKCASEKKSKVSGIFKTPLNYFSNRRRTIDATSFSETLNQSVISSSGVFNVDTVENLSLLNSSQYTPQSTKKHTKKNLFCRTFSSSKFTRTKLKKCNLNATRLSFGENSDNDGSEPLNASCFPNISLNPVPHSELRSDCTKDARGPSVPTLSVVDESSVAERPETCSPKIFVVKAEWFWTSVQKELCLDEKDYLYDDYVEQTFSPSARRESHQATPSSASRRKRKRLHETLLSLAHQQSPDCTTSPDKALVDGTEPAIDTPRKGLTARQQVFLELVQTESNYVDILHTIMIMFKKHLEDMPEEEALLNNTELNLIFGKVPAIYETHVKMLNDMRCYASSWSEEHTIGSIIVKYSKDLLKAYPPYINYFEEMKEVLTKCDQNKPRFHAFLKACQTKPECGRQSLQELMIRPVQRLGSICLLLANLVKHTPKSNTDHAELSRALDGLKEGMDLINEDKRKAEAQVALFNMFNDIDNCPPDIVCSHRKFIAKAEVIQVSTTEGLSSKGNSLILFLFSDLVEVCKKKSKAFNNPKSPSGVSSLQRPKLYKHVKLLPLNTIKKVIDIKETEQCQKVFCFVCRTNDEVKERVYSFAMPDEDADKTAFLKTLTKQMANNACTPDADKFLAYLESHQLDIDTSDVSRGTLTKAFKFATRTRLKVGRAFSFNKTPSKLKRAVSSMMSPFGSSNNITPSSELAQMRLASYNNISELGNAENASESPPVAPMSVQPTRKMKTASLNVNALKRL; encoded by the exons ATGGAcgaagttaacgcacgcattCAGCCCCAAAGCTCAATTTGTAGCGATTCGAATGGCGAAGAAAACTCCGGAAATGACG ttgCCTCAGTAACAAACAACCGAAGGATTTGCTTGGTGGGAAGTTTGGCCAAACAAGCAGCACTTCGCAAAGTAGCAGAATCATTTAACGTGCCTATTGTAACGTCAGATGATGGAAGGGATTATGCTCAAGATGATTTTTATAGTACTATGTTTGtcttagaaaattttgaaggagaTGTATATAATTCATTATGTAAACAAAAGCAGTCCCTTTTGGGTCCTCTAGCTCTCCAGCAGCTATCCAACAAAAGTGAACCACTTCCTGATAATACTAGGCCTCTTTTTAATCTTTCAATGACTGGTGTTGTTGTGTGTTTTACTGGATTCCGGAATAAAAGTGATTTG gCATCGTTAGTACCTTTAATTCACCACATGGGAGGTTCCATCAGGAAAAATTTATCCCAAAAGGTGACGCATTTAATTGCCAATGTCTGCACCGGAGAAAAATATCAATATGCAGCTGTATTCAAAGTGCCCGCCATGAATCCACAATGGGTTTATGCAAGTTGGGAGAAAAGACATGATATTAATTTTAGTGCAACGTTAGATGTATTTGTG GCTGAATACAAGTTGAAACCCTTCCATGGAGCTAAAGTGTGCTTTGTTGGTTTTGCAGAAGATGAGAAAAAACATATGACTGACATTTTACTGTCAAATGGCGGTACTGTTTCCACTGTGGATGATCCGTGTTGTACGCACGTG GTAATGGAGCGTGCAGAAGTCTACACACTTGAAGCCGCTAGTGCACCGCTTTCTCCTGTTGAAACCCAACATTTCCCCGTTCCCGATCCTCCCAATGATAATTTGAATTACAACGGTTTTCTTCAAACCCTACACGAAAAATCACGCGAAAATTGCGTTAACGACGACAGATCgattaatttaaatacatcGGAATGTTCCAGTAATCGTAAGAGAAAAAATTCGGCTGTCGATCAGTCAACTGTGAAAAGTAAACGTAGAAAGGACAAATGCGCCAGCGAGAAAAAAAGCAAAGTATctggaatttttaaaactccgctaaattatttttctaatcgTAGACGTACCATTGATGCTACGAGTTTTAGTGAAACGTTAAATCAAAGTGTTATTTCTAGTTCAGGTGTGTTTAATGTGGATACTGTTGAGAATTTGAGCCTTCTGAATAGTAGTCAATATACGCCGCagtcaacaaaaaaacatacgAAAAAGAATTTATTCTGTAGAACTTTTAGTTCGTCGAAATTTACAAGGACGAAACTAAAGAAATGCAATTTGAACGCGACTCGCCTGTCTTTCGGTGAAAATTCCGACAATGACGGAAGCGAACCTTTGAATGCCAGCTGTTTTCCAAACATTTCCCTCAATCCTGTACCTCATAGTGAGCTTCGCAGTGATTGCACCAAGGATGCGCGTGGACCTTCTGTGCCTACTCTCTCG GTCGTGGATGAGTCGTCGGTTGCCGAAAGGCCGGAAACGTGTTCTCCGAAAATCTTTGTGGTAAAAGCCGAGTGGTTTTGGACGTCAGTACAGAAGGAACTGTGTCTCGATGAGAAAGATTATCTCTACGACGAC TATGTCGAACAAACATTTTCACCGAGCGCACGAAGAGAATCTCATCAGGCCACGCCGAGTAGTGCTAGTAGACGAAAACGTAAGCGTCTACACGAAACTCTGCTCTCATTAGCGCATCAGCAATCACCAG ACTGTACCACCAGTCCGGATAAGGCATTAGTGGATGGTACAGAGCCTGCCATTGACACGCCGAGGAAGGGTCTGACCGCCAGGCAACAGGTCTTTCTTGAATTGGTTCAAACGGAATCCAATTACGTCGATATACTTCACACGATCATGATT ATGTTCAAAAAACATTTAGAAGACATGCCGGAGGAAGAAGCGCTCCTCAACAACACAGagttaaacttaatttttggCAAAGTGCCAGCTATTTATGAAACACACGTGAAAATGCTCAATGATATGAGATGCTATGCGTCGTCTTGGTCGGAAGAACACACCATCGGCAGTATAATCGTAAAATACTCAAAAGATCTTCTCAAAGCCTATCCTCcgtacataaattattttgaagaaatgaaAGAAGTATTAACAAAATGTGATCAAAACAAGCCCCGATttcatgcctttttaaaagcATGTCAGACAAAACCAGAATGCGGTAGGCAGAGCTTGCAAGAATTGATGATAAGGCCTGTCCAACGATTGGGAAGCATTTGTTTGTTATTAGCGA ATCTCGTGAAACACACGCCCAAATCGAATACGGATCATGCAGAACTCTCTCGAGCTCTGGACGGTTTAAAAGAAGGAATGGATCTCATAAACGAGGATAAGAGAAAAGCCGAGGCCCAAGTGGCACTCTTTAACATGTTTAATGACATCGACAATTGTCCACCTGACATTGTTTGCTCTCATCGTAAATTCATAGCAAAGGCAGAGGTGATTCAAGTGTCGACAACAGAAGGACTATCAAGTAAAGGCAATTCTTTAATCTTGTTCCTTTTCTCCGACTTGGTAGAAGTCTGCAAGAAGAAATCCAAGGCGTTCAACAATCCCAAGAGTCCCAGCGGTGTGAGCAGCTTACAGAGGCCGAAATTATACAAACACGTGAAACTGTTACCACTAAATACGATAAAGAAAGTCATTGATATTAAGGAAACTGAACAGTGTCAaaaagtgttttgttttgtgtgcCGGACTAATGACGAAGTAAAAGAGCGAGTGTATTCATTTGCTATGCCCGATGAAGATGCTGACAAAACAGCGTTCTTGAAAACGTTGACGAAACAAATGGCCAACAACGCTTGTACACCTGATGCT GATAAGTTTTTGGCTTATCTGGAGTCACATCAGCTGGACATAGATACGAGTGACGTGAGTAGAGGAACTTTGACTAAAGCGTTTAAGTTCGCTACGAGGACGAGACTTAAAGTCGGACGTgccttttcttttaataagaCACCTTCAAAATTGAAACGAGCAGTATCGTCAATGATGTCGCCCTTCGGCAGCTCGAATAATATTACACCTTCGTCAGAACTGGCTCAAATGAGGCTAGCCAGTTACAATAACATTAGT GAACTGGGAAATGCCGAAAACGCATCTGAATCTCCACCCGTAGCGCCAATGTCAGTCCAACCaacaagaaaaatgaaaacagcCTCTTTAAATGTGAATGCTTTGAAGCggttataa
- the pbl gene encoding protein ECT2 isoform X4, with protein MDEVNARIQPQSSICSDSNGEENSGNDVASVTNNRRICLVGSLAKQAALRKVAESFNVPIVTSDDGRDYAQDDFYSTMFVLENFEGDVYNSLCKQKQSLLGPLALQQLSNKSEPLPDNTRPLFNLSMTGVVVCFTGFRNKSDLASLVPLIHHMGGSIRKNLSQKVTHLIANVCTGEKYQYAAVFKVPAMNPQWVYASWEKRHDINFSATLDVFVAEYKLKPFHGAKVCFVGFAEDEKKHMTDILLSNGGTVSTVDDPCCTHVVVDESSVAERPETCSPKIFVVKAEWFWTSVQKELCLDEKDYLYDDYVEQTFSPSARRESHQATPSSASRRKRKRLHETLLSLAHQQSPGLHKRRSSVSDAGLLSVSGSFLDCTTSPDKALVDGTEPAIDTPRKGLTARQQVFLELVQTESNYVDILHTIMIMFKKHLEDMPEEEALLNNTELNLIFGKVPAIYETHVKMLNDMRCYASSWSEEHTIGSIIVKYSKDLLKAYPPYINYFEEMKEVLTKCDQNKPRFHAFLKACQTKPECGRQSLQELMIRPVQRLGSICLLLANLVKHTPKSNTDHAELSRALDGLKEGMDLINEDKRKAEAQVALFNMFNDIDNCPPDIVCSHRKFIAKAEVIQVSTTEGLSSKGNSLILFLFSDLVEVCKKKSKAFNNPKSPSGVSSLQRPKLYKHVKLLPLNTIKKVIDIKETEQCQKVFCFVCRTNDEVKERVYSFAMPDEDADKTAFLKTLTKQMANNACTPDADKFLAYLESHQLDIDTSDVSRGTLTKAFKFATRTRLKVGRAFSFNKTPSKLKRAVSSMMSPFGSSNNITPSSELAQMRLASYNNISELGNAENASESPPVAPMSVQPTRKMKTASLNVNALKRL; from the exons ATGGAcgaagttaacgcacgcattCAGCCCCAAAGCTCAATTTGTAGCGATTCGAATGGCGAAGAAAACTCCGGAAATGACG ttgCCTCAGTAACAAACAACCGAAGGATTTGCTTGGTGGGAAGTTTGGCCAAACAAGCAGCACTTCGCAAAGTAGCAGAATCATTTAACGTGCCTATTGTAACGTCAGATGATGGAAGGGATTATGCTCAAGATGATTTTTATAGTACTATGTTTGtcttagaaaattttgaaggagaTGTATATAATTCATTATGTAAACAAAAGCAGTCCCTTTTGGGTCCTCTAGCTCTCCAGCAGCTATCCAACAAAAGTGAACCACTTCCTGATAATACTAGGCCTCTTTTTAATCTTTCAATGACTGGTGTTGTTGTGTGTTTTACTGGATTCCGGAATAAAAGTGATTTG gCATCGTTAGTACCTTTAATTCACCACATGGGAGGTTCCATCAGGAAAAATTTATCCCAAAAGGTGACGCATTTAATTGCCAATGTCTGCACCGGAGAAAAATATCAATATGCAGCTGTATTCAAAGTGCCCGCCATGAATCCACAATGGGTTTATGCAAGTTGGGAGAAAAGACATGATATTAATTTTAGTGCAACGTTAGATGTATTTGTG GCTGAATACAAGTTGAAACCCTTCCATGGAGCTAAAGTGTGCTTTGTTGGTTTTGCAGAAGATGAGAAAAAACATATGACTGACATTTTACTGTCAAATGGCGGTACTGTTTCCACTGTGGATGATCCGTGTTGTACGCACGTG GTCGTGGATGAGTCGTCGGTTGCCGAAAGGCCGGAAACGTGTTCTCCGAAAATCTTTGTGGTAAAAGCCGAGTGGTTTTGGACGTCAGTACAGAAGGAACTGTGTCTCGATGAGAAAGATTATCTCTACGACGAC TATGTCGAACAAACATTTTCACCGAGCGCACGAAGAGAATCTCATCAGGCCACGCCGAGTAGTGCTAGTAGACGAAAACGTAAGCGTCTACACGAAACTCTGCTCTCATTAGCGCATCAGCAATCACCAGGTTTGCATAAGAGACGATCTTCAGTGAGTGATGCAGGACTGTTGTCAGTGTCTGGTTCTTTCTTAGACTGTACCACCAGTCCGGATAAGGCATTAGTGGATGGTACAGAGCCTGCCATTGACACGCCGAGGAAGGGTCTGACCGCCAGGCAACAGGTCTTTCTTGAATTGGTTCAAACGGAATCCAATTACGTCGATATACTTCACACGATCATGATT ATGTTCAAAAAACATTTAGAAGACATGCCGGAGGAAGAAGCGCTCCTCAACAACACAGagttaaacttaatttttggCAAAGTGCCAGCTATTTATGAAACACACGTGAAAATGCTCAATGATATGAGATGCTATGCGTCGTCTTGGTCGGAAGAACACACCATCGGCAGTATAATCGTAAAATACTCAAAAGATCTTCTCAAAGCCTATCCTCcgtacataaattattttgaagaaatgaaAGAAGTATTAACAAAATGTGATCAAAACAAGCCCCGATttcatgcctttttaaaagcATGTCAGACAAAACCAGAATGCGGTAGGCAGAGCTTGCAAGAATTGATGATAAGGCCTGTCCAACGATTGGGAAGCATTTGTTTGTTATTAGCGA ATCTCGTGAAACACACGCCCAAATCGAATACGGATCATGCAGAACTCTCTCGAGCTCTGGACGGTTTAAAAGAAGGAATGGATCTCATAAACGAGGATAAGAGAAAAGCCGAGGCCCAAGTGGCACTCTTTAACATGTTTAATGACATCGACAATTGTCCACCTGACATTGTTTGCTCTCATCGTAAATTCATAGCAAAGGCAGAGGTGATTCAAGTGTCGACAACAGAAGGACTATCAAGTAAAGGCAATTCTTTAATCTTGTTCCTTTTCTCCGACTTGGTAGAAGTCTGCAAGAAGAAATCCAAGGCGTTCAACAATCCCAAGAGTCCCAGCGGTGTGAGCAGCTTACAGAGGCCGAAATTATACAAACACGTGAAACTGTTACCACTAAATACGATAAAGAAAGTCATTGATATTAAGGAAACTGAACAGTGTCAaaaagtgttttgttttgtgtgcCGGACTAATGACGAAGTAAAAGAGCGAGTGTATTCATTTGCTATGCCCGATGAAGATGCTGACAAAACAGCGTTCTTGAAAACGTTGACGAAACAAATGGCCAACAACGCTTGTACACCTGATGCT GATAAGTTTTTGGCTTATCTGGAGTCACATCAGCTGGACATAGATACGAGTGACGTGAGTAGAGGAACTTTGACTAAAGCGTTTAAGTTCGCTACGAGGACGAGACTTAAAGTCGGACGTgccttttcttttaataagaCACCTTCAAAATTGAAACGAGCAGTATCGTCAATGATGTCGCCCTTCGGCAGCTCGAATAATATTACACCTTCGTCAGAACTGGCTCAAATGAGGCTAGCCAGTTACAATAACATTAGT GAACTGGGAAATGCCGAAAACGCATCTGAATCTCCACCCGTAGCGCCAATGTCAGTCCAACCaacaagaaaaatgaaaacagcCTCTTTAAATGTGAATGCTTTGAAGCggttataa